A region of Lysobacterales bacterium DNA encodes the following proteins:
- a CDS encoding DUF2782 domain-containing protein: MRTSLLLLALIVALPLVAAEKTKDVPTKVADAPTPEDPPLPEKVQPPDEPPPTVSIRNVKGAVIEEYRQGGRLYMVRVVPERGPAYTYLDTDGNGRLEYDGEDGPVRPVYYTLYEWD; the protein is encoded by the coding sequence ATGCGTACCTCCCTGCTTCTGCTTGCCCTGATCGTCGCGCTGCCACTGGTCGCGGCGGAAAAAACCAAGGACGTCCCGACCAAGGTTGCGGACGCGCCGACACCCGAGGATCCGCCGCTGCCGGAGAAAGTGCAGCCGCCGGACGAACCGCCGCCGACGGTGTCGATCCGCAACGTCAAGGGTGCCGTGATCGAGGAATACCGGCAGGGCGGTCGCCTCTATATGGTGCGCGTCGTGCCCGAACGTGGCCCGGCCTACACTTATCTCGATACCGACGGCAACGGCCGCCTTGAATACGACGGCGAAGACGGCCCGGTGCGCCCGGTCTACTACACCCTGTACGAGTGGGACTGA